In Microplitis mediator isolate UGA2020A chromosome 2, iyMicMedi2.1, whole genome shotgun sequence, a single window of DNA contains:
- the LOC130663934 gene encoding uncharacterized protein DDB_G0290685-like, whose protein sequence is MKGITILLLSIVGIFHVDGMPVNEGYADSNGYVTLGTDPENGPLGARPEDEPMGKGPDDGPMGGGPEDGPMDEGPQDNPMGGGPEDGPMDGGPEDGPMGGGPEDGPMDGGPEDNLMGGGPEDGPMDGGPEDGPMGGEPEDGPMDGGSDDGPMGGGPEDNLMGGGPENGPMDGGPDGPMGGGPEDGPMDGGPEDGPMDGGPEDGPMGGGPEDGPMDGGPEDGPMDGGPEDGPMGGGPEDGPMGGGPEDGPMGGGPEDGPMDGGPEDGPMGGGPEDGPMDGGPEDGPMGGGPEDGPMDGGSEDGPMGGGPEDNLMGGGPGNGPMDGGPDGPMGGGPEDGPMGGGPEDGPMDGGPEDGPMGGGPEDGPMDGGSEDGPMDGGPEDGPMDGGPEDGPMGGGPEDGSMDGGPEDGPMGGGPEDGPMDGGSEDGPMGGGPEDGPMGGGPEDGPMDGGPGDGPMGGGPEDGPMGGGPEDGPMYGGPEDGPMGGGPEDGPMYGGPEDGPMGGGPEDGPMDGGPEDGPMGEGPEDGPMDGGPEDGPMGGGPEDGPMGGGPEDGPMDGGPEDGPMGGGPEDGPMGGGPEDGPMGGGPEDGPMGVEPEDDSINNGNDGGIFERNGDDDDDKNENDDGGIFGGNSDDDNDENGNSDDDDDKNENDDGGIFGGNSDDNNDENRNSGNDDDKNESDDGGIFGGNSDGDSDENGNGDDDDDKNESDDGGIFGGSSDDDDDKKENDDDGISGGNSDGDSDENGNGDDDDDKNENDDGGIFGGNSDDNNDENGNGDDDDDKNESDDGGIFGGSSDDDDDKKENDDGGISGGNSDGDSDENGNGDDDDNKNENDDGGIFGGNSDDDNDENGNGDDDDDKNESDAGGIFGGSSDDDDDKKENDDGGISGGNSDGDSDENGNGDDDDDKNENDDGGIFGGNSDDDNDENGNGDDDDDKKENDDGGISGGNSDDDSDENGNGDDDDDKNENDDGGILGGDDADDSNNSDSDSAKETSESSTDNSGSQVETSDPIGDQSYTVNITRASSTSSENDLVQSSDVPNKKSFIKYLQSMTDENALLIMKANISVDDVEIYDSTTKNDLTNVCDTSYPAGSVAANIKTILSTTIMAGAECPIQKNAYRTVPYELDPLTLEFKNPLPCGNYLMDVTLDTPEKMRALDLTFSWTIPVSPNCLTEPMMLKS, encoded by the exons ATGAAGGGTATTACTATATTACTGTTGTCGATAGTTGGCATTTTTCATGTCGAT GGGATGCCAGTAAATGAAGGATATGCGGATAGCAATGGGTACGTGACATTGGGTACAGATCCGGAAAATGGGCCACTGGGTGCGAGACCTGAAGATGAACCAATGGGTAAAGGGCCTGACGATGGACCAATGGGTGGAGGACCTGAAGACGGACCAATGGATGAAGGGCCTCAAGATAATCCGATGGGCGGTGGACCTGAAGATGGTCCGATGGATGGAGGACCTGAAGACGGACCAATGGGTGGAGGACCTGAAGATGGTCCGATGGATGGGGGACCTGAAGATAATCTGATGGGTGGAGGACCTGAAGATGGTCCGATGGATGGGGGACCTGAAGATGGACCAATGGGTGGGGAACCCGAAGATGGTCCGATGGATGGAGGATCTGACGATGGACCAATGGGTGGAGGACCTGAAGATAATCTGATGGGTGGAGGACCTGAAAATGGTCCGATGGATGGAGGACCTGATGGACCAATGGGTGGAGGACCTGAAGATGGTCCGATGGATGGGGGACCTGAAGATGGACCAATGGATGGAGGACCTGAAGATGGACCTATGGGTGGAGGACCTGAAGATGGTCCGATGGATGGGGGACCTGAAGATGGACCAATGGATGGAGGACCTGAAGATGGACCTATGGGTGGAGGACCTGAAGACGGACCAATGGGTGGAGGACCTGAAGATGGACCAATGGGTGGAGGACCTGAAGATGGTCCGATGGATGGAGGACCTGAAGATGGACCAATGGGTGGAGGACCTGAAGATGGTCCGATGGATGGAGGACCTGAAGACGGACCAATGGGTGGAGGACCTGAAGATGGTCCGATGGATGGAGGATCTGAAGATGGACCAATGGGTGGAGGACCTGAAGATAATCTGATGGGTGGAGGACCTGGAAATGGTCCGATGGATGGAGGACCTGATGGACCAATGGGTGGAGGACCTGAAGATGGACCAATGGGTGGAGGACCTGAAGATGGTCCGATGGATGGAGGACCTGAAGACGGACCAATGGGTGGAGGACCTGAAGATGGTCCGATGGATGGAGGATCTGAAGACGGACCAATGGATGGAGGACCTGAAGATGGACCTATGGATGGAGGACCTGAAGATGGACCTATGGGTGGAGGACCTGAAGATGGTTCGATGGATGGGGGACCTGAAGATGGACCAATGGGTGGAGGACCTGAAGATGGTCCGATGGATGGAGGATCTGAAGATGGACCAATGGGTGGAGGACCTGAAGACGGACCAATGGGTGGAGGACCTGAAGATGGTCCGATGGATGGGGGACCTGGAGATGGACCAATGGGTGGAGGACCTGAAGATGGACCAATGGGTGGAGGACCTGAAGACGGACCAATGTATGGAGGACCTGAAGATGGACCAATGGGTGGAGGACCTGAAGACGGACCAATGTATGGAGGACCTGAAGATGGACCAATGGGTGGGGGACCTGAAGATGGTCCGATGGATGGAGGACCTGAAGACGGACCAATGGGTGAAGGACCTGAAGATGGTCCGATGGATGGAGGACCTGAAGACGGACCAATGGGTGGAGGACCTGAAGATGGACCAATGGGTGGAGGACCTGAAGATGGTCCGATGGATGGAGGACCTGAAGATGGACCAATGGGTGGAGGACCTGAAGATGGGCCAATGGGTGGAGGACCTGAAGATGGACCAATGGGTGGAGGACCTGAAGATGGGCCAATGGGTGTAGAGCCTGAAGATGACTCCATTAACAATGGAAATGATGGTGGTATATTTGAAAGAAATGGTGACGATGACGATGATAAGAATGAAAATGATGACGGTGGTATATTCGGAGGAAATAGTGATGATGACAACGATGAAAATGGAAACAGTGACGATGACGATGATAAGAATGAAAATGATGACGGTGGTATATTTGGAGGAAATAGTGATGATAACAACGATGAAAATAGAAACAGCGGTAACGACGATGATAAGAATGAAAGTGATGACGGTGGTATATTTGGAGGAAATAGTGATGGTGACTCCGACGAAAATGGAAACGGTGACGATGACGATGATAAGAATGAAAGTGATGACGGTGGCATATTTGGAGGAAGTAGTGACGATGACGATGATAAGAAAGAAAATGACGACGACGGTATATCTGGAGGAAATAGTGATGGTGACTCCGACGAAAATGGAAACGGTGACGATGACGATGATAAGAATGAAAATGATGACGGTGGTATATTTGGAGGAAATAGTGATGATAACAACGATGAAAATGGAAACGGTGATGACGACGATGATAAGAATGAAAGTGATGACGGTGGCATATTTGGAGGTAGTAGTGACGATGACGATGATAAGAAAGAAAATGACGACGGCGGTATATCTGGAGGAAATAGTGACGGTGACTCCGACGAAAATGGAAACGGTGACGATGACGATAATAAGAATGAAAATGATGACGGTGGTATATTTGGAGGAAATAGTGATGATGACAACGATGAAAATGGAAACGGTGATGACGACGATGATAAGAATGAAAGTGATGCCGGTGGCATATTTGGAGGTAGTAGTGACGATGACGATGATAAGAAAGAAAATGACGACGGTGGTATATCTGGAGGAAATAGTGATGGTGACTCCGACGAAAATGGAAACGGTGACGATGACGATGATAAGAATGAAAATGATGACGGTGGTATATTTGGAGGAAATAGTGATGATGACAACGACGAAAATGGAAACggtgatgatgacgatgataaGAAAGAAAATGACGACGGTGGTATATCTGGAGGAAATAGTGATGATGACTCCGACGAAAATGGAAACGGTGACGATGACGATGATAAGAATGAAAATGATGACGGTGGTATTTTAGGAGGTGATGATGCCGATGATTCCAATAACAGTGATTCAGACAGTGCTAAAGAAACTTCCGAAAGTAGTACAGACAATAGTGGATCTCAGGTCGAGACGTCAGATCCAATTGGTGATCAATCTTACACTGTCAACATTACAAGAGCTTCTTCAACTTCGAGCGAAAATGACTTGGTCCAGTCATCGGACGTGCCAAACAAAAAGTCATTTATCAAATATCTCCAATCAATGACTGACGAAAACGCGttattaatt atgaaAGCCAACATCAGTGTAGATGACGTCGAAATCTACGATTCTACTACTAAAAACGACTTGACCAATGTTTGCGATACTTCATATCCCGCCGGATCTGTCGCAGCAAACATCAAGACAATTCTTTCTACTACTATCATGGCCGGTGCCGAATGTCCGATTCAAAAG aacgcATATCGTACTGTTCCATACGAATTGGATCCTCTCACTCTCGAGTTCAAGAATCCATTACCATGCGGCAATTATTTGATGGATGTAACTCTCGATACTCCTGAGAAAATGAGAGCCCTTGATTTAACTTTTAGTTGGACGATACCCGTTAGTCCAAATTGTCTAACAGAGCCCATGATGCTTAAATCATAA
- the LOC130663937 gene encoding uncharacterized protein LOC130663937 produces the protein MNILAAGVLTLFLIFNSKVTALGGSASIGGGKAEGSVSGDLPDAGGQVGGDVSGDLPDAGGQVGGDVSGDLPDAGGQVGGDVSGGISGNIQLPENILTECGVGGSADASADADASTSGVEGSAEVNVDVNLPSCDCVRKFDVEGSAEAEGSASVGGVEGSAGGSVSGSASLAMPGVNCVEKDTPDEETDSGYSYTVDMTRDFLFCPDNDFIAAWQVENIDSPTKYLQTMDADNSLKIYAIDITVGKTTVYEVKKSDKMASVCNDSYPEKSVEANIYEILKLSIMDGEGCPVEKGDDYTIPHNMKSVTLSFGKPIPCGDYTLHINIDTPKGDWALGIYYAWTIEKGATECTDEAEQLD, from the exons ATGAATATTTTAGCAGCTGGTGTTTTAACATTGTTcctaatatttaattcaaag gTCACTGCCCTTGGAGGTTCGGCATCTATTGGTGGTGGAAAAGCAGAAGGTAGTGTTTCAGGAGATCTACCAGATGCTGGTGGGCAAGTAGGAGGTGATGTTTCTGGAGATCTTCCAGATGCTGGTGGACAAGTAGGAGGTGATGTTTCTGGAGATCTACCAGATGCTGGTGGACAAGTAGGAGGTGATGTTTCAGGTGGAATTTCAGGAAATATCCAACTGCCAGAGAATATTTTAACAGAATGTGGCGTTGGTGGTAGTGCTGACGCTAGTGCTGACGCTGATGCATCAACTTCTGGAGTAGAAGGAAGTGCAGAAGTAAATGTAGATGTAAATTTACCATCGTGTGACTGTGTCAGAAAATTCGATGTCGAAGGTTCTGCAGAGGCTGAAGGTTCTGCTAGTGTCGGTGGAGTAGAGGGTAGTGCAGGTGGTAGCGTCAGTGGAAGTGCTTCACTTGCc atgcCAGGAGTTAATTGCGTCGAAAAAGATACTCCTGATGAGGAAACAGACTCCGGATATTCTTATACAGTAGATATGACAAGAGATTTTTTATTCTGCCCAGACAATGATTTTATCGCTGCATGGCaagttgaaaatattgattcacCCACTAAATATCTTCAAACAATGGATGCAGATAATTCACTTAAAAta TACGCAATCGATATAACAGTAGGTAAAACTACAGTTTatgaggtaaaaaaaagtgataaaatggCATCTGTATGCAATGATTCATATCCCGAAAAATCTGTTGAAGCTAATATTTACGAAATCCTGAAATTATCTATCATGGATGGCGAAGGATGTCCTGTAGAAAaa GGCGATGATTACACTATTCCTCATAACATGAAGTCCGTAACTCTTTCATTCGGTAAACCAATACCGTGTGGTGATTATACATTGCATATAAATATTGATACACCTAAAGGTGATTGGGCACTGGGGATTTATTACGCGTGGACGATTGAAAAAGGTGCAACTGAGTGTACAGATGAAGCTGAGCAACTTGATTAG
- the LOC130663938 gene encoding uncharacterized protein LOC130663938: MKILAVAIITLSLICNSKIPRVNCVKRETSEPEPEPETTESDAPDVYSYKVDIIKHLLLVPPNDIFHIEDRNDDEPAEYHQTMTANSSLNIYRADIKINENWAYETKGDGKMTTLCEDSYPEKSVEANIWKIMNLALMDGQSCPIPKGYKFVVPRRLPSTFLTFDKPIPCGDYVLHMDFDTSEGEWIIGVYFDWTIEKGSTECTDEVNPL, from the exons atgaaaattttagcaGTTGCTATAATAACCTTGTCTTTGATATGCAATTCAAAA atTCCAAGAGTTAATTGTGTCAAAAGAGAGACTTCTGAACCAGAACCAGAACCAGAAACTACTGAATCGGATGCACCTGACGTATATTCTTATAAAGTAGACATAATAAAACATCTTCTACTGGTCCCTCCTAATGATATTTTTCACATCGAAGACCGAAACGACGATGAACCCGCTGAATACCATCAAACAATGACTGCAAATAGCTCACTTAATAta TATCGAGCcgacataaaaataaacgaaaatTGGGCTTATGAAACGAAGGGTGATGGAAAAATGACAACTTTATGCGAAGATTCATATCCCGAGAAATCTGTTGAAGCTAATATTtggaaaattatgaatttagcTCTCATGGATGGCCAAAGCTGTCCAATAccaaaa gGATATAAATTTGTTGTTCCCCGTCGTTTACCGTCGACGTTTCTTACGTTCGATAAACCAATACCATGTGGTGATTACGTATTGCATATGGATTTCGACACGTCTGAAGGAGAGTGGATAATCGGGGTCTACTTCGATTGGACAATTGAAAAAGGTTCAACTGAATGTACAGACGAAGTCAATCCACTttag